The Rhopalosiphum maidis isolate BTI-1 chromosome 1, ASM367621v3, whole genome shotgun sequence genome has a segment encoding these proteins:
- the LOC113549261 gene encoding uncharacterized protein LOC113549261, translating to MSGTVRESPSDFRNGDLISRLLAATPPYQTNSTFVPPGLYFSEMLKRFVQAKSCAPLSLNKRGRKRTWKDSGKAEQPSEAKQKKMDFVPIPPPAQTEPQFPLWYPPFYPPTYPPVYFKTPEAEPLNLQIRSDSLKQDRHYSAFRVPEPSKVEEHENINNKQGTSYLMGNLTKIYRHVAPEEEKIIDVEGDGPETAQPEGGEKKNCKDLTALIGLELVVDYVKHGNNKDGQNDQNMKCCQNA from the coding sequence atgtcGGGCACAGTACGCGAGTCTCCATCGGACTTTAGAAATGGTGATTTGATAAGTCGTTTATTAGCGGCCACACCACCGTATCAGACCAACTCTACGTTTGTGCCACCGGGATTATATTTCAGCGAAATGCTGAAAAGATTCGTACAGGCAAAATCTTGTGCACCCTTATCCTTAAATAAAAGAGGACGGAAACGGACATGGAAGGATAGCGGAAAGGCCGAACAACCGTCTGAAGCTAAGCAAAAGAAAATGGATTTTGTACCAATACCGCCACCCGCACAAACGGAACCACAATTTCCATTATGGTACCCACCATTTTATCCACCTACTTACCCACCAGTGTATTTTAAGACTCCAGAAGCGGAACCCCTAAACTTACAAATACGTTCGGATTCCCTAAAGCAGGATAGACATTATTCGGCATTCCGTGTACCCGAACCGTCAAAAGTGGAAGAACACGAAAACATCAACAATAAACAAGGAACGAGTTATTTGATGGGAAACTTGACCAAAATATACAGACATGTGGCACCGGaggaagaaaaaattattgatgtaGAGGGTGATGGTCCTGAAACAGCGCAACCCGAAGgtggcgaaaaaaaaaactgtaaggATTTAACGGCTTTAATTGGATTAGAATTAGTTGTAGATTACGTCAAACACGGAAATAATAAAGATGGGCAAAATGATCAAAATATGAAGTGTTGCCAAAACGCATAG